The Phaenicophaeus curvirostris isolate KB17595 unplaced genomic scaffold, BPBGC_Pcur_1.0 scaffold_68, whole genome shotgun sequence genome has a window encoding:
- the LOC138734151 gene encoding ranBP-type and C3HC4-type zinc finger-containing protein 1-like isoform X2 produces MALPGAPAPSPVAAGPQAAAPLPPSPSSPPTVLMAVRAGLAEPSRLPSLPAASSLRLQLSVQPGTGGRRRFRLGLRGTEAPGGENLVEFNLSDISYRVRSPTCHELRVPTSPEDPVILNFEEEREAQKWWTILSSSLREAQKASETSPAPQASSPPPSSASDPHPEADPASELAEKEDLALQLCEAIECGDEDLAARSAVALARQQAPLRILWRESTYPPDSICMKVGVEDSTSSANITIQVQAHTTIEELKQQIFQDYGFHPLLQRWIIGQCLCVDDRTVASYGIRRDGDVAFLYLLSAKAAHLTRQRYEEDQARLLLGSVSSFSSDLGEQSRKYNTCPSRTSSKPAFGNEAGRRLDLAETNQALDSLQLRDLGSPPAAPDPPSPAQLGWSCPQCTFINKPTRPGCEMCSSHRPADYSVPGGHQPDESELWRMRQEQEETRKYHEALEAERQENLQQLLELEQEVLVATREPLECRICCRLVPPGQGVLLRECLHSFCRECLRQVINHSEEPLVACPFRDESYACGSHLQEREIRALVSPDEYRLFLERSLVLAERRSPNSFHCRTPDCRGWCFYEDSVNEFRCPICQALNCLLCKAIHEGQNCRQYQDDLQARAQDDAAARQTNAMLQGPGDTSGGCRCNVSGQRCHPQCHNCH; encoded by the exons ATGGCGCTGCCCGGGGCTCCCGCTCCTTCTCCGGTGGCCGCGGGGCCTCAGGCGGCGGcgcctcttcctccttctccttcttctcctcccacGGTGTTAATGGCGGTGCGGGCGGGGCTGGCCGAGCCCTCCCGCCTCCCCTCGctccccgccgcctcctccctcCGGCTCCAGCTCAGCGTCCAACCGGGCACCGGCGGGAGGCGCCGCTTCCGCCTCGGACTGAGGGGAACGGAGGCTCCTGGGGGCGAG AACCTCGTCGAGTTCAACCTCTCTGACATCTCCTACCGCGTCCGGAGCCCCACGTGCCACGAGCTGAGGGTTCCGACTTCTCCAGAAGATCCCGTGATCCTCAACTTCGAGGAGGAACGGGAGGCCCAGAAGTGGTGGACGATCCTCAGCAGCTCCTTGAGGGAAGCTCAGAAAG CTTCTGAGACGTCTCCAGCGCCCCAAGCCTCGTCCCCACCACCTTCTTCCGCCTCCGACCCCCATCCCGAGGCGGATCCGGCCTCGGAGCTCGCGGAGAAAG AGGACCTGGCTCTCCAGCTCTGCGAGGCCATCGAGTGTGGGGACGAGGACCTTGCGGCTCGCTCCGCGGTGGCCTTGGCGCGCCAGCAGGCCCCGCTCCGCATCCTCTGGAGAGAATCCACCTACCCCCCCGACTCCATCTG catgAAGGTCGGCGTGGAGGACTCCACCTCTTCTGCCAACATCACCATCCAGGTCCAGGCTCACACGACCATCGAGGAGCTCAAGCAGCAG ATCTTCCAGGACTACGGGTTCCACCCCCTGCTCCAGCGCTGGATCATCGGGCAGTGTCTCTGCGTGGACGACCGCACGGTGGCCTCCTACGGCATCCGCCGCGACGGGGACGTGGCCTTCCTCTACCTCCTCTCGGCCAAGGCGGCCCACTTGACCCGCCAACGCTACGAGGAGGACCAGGCCCGCCTGCTCCTCGGCTCcgtctcctccttctccagcgACCTCGGGGAGCAGAGCCGCAAATACAACACCTGCCCCAGCAGGACCTCCTCCAAACCAG ctttCGGGAACGAGGCCGGGAGGAGGTTGGACCTCGCGGAGACCAACCAGGCCCTGGATTCCCTCCAGCTCCGAGACCTCGGATCCCCCCCGGCTGCTCCCGATCCTCCTTCTCCAGCGCAG TTGGGCTGGTCGTGCCCCCAGTGCACGTTCATCAACAAGCCGACGCGTCCCGGCTGCGAGATGTGCAGCTCCCATCGTCCCGCCGATTATTCCGTCCCCGGGGGCCACCAGCCGGACGAGTCGGAGCTTTGGAGGATGcggcaggagcaggaggagacccGCAAGTACCACGAG GCGCTGGAGGCCGAGCGGCAGGAgaacctgcagcagctgctggagctggagcaggaggtcctggtggccaccagggAGCCCCTCGAGTGCCGCATCTGCTGCCGCCTGGTCCCCCCGGGCCAGGGCGTCCTCCTCCGCGAGTGTCTCCACAGCTTCTGCAG ggaatgTCTCCGCCAGGTGATCAACCACAGCGAGGAGCCGCTGGTGGCCTGTCCCTTCCGCGACGAGTCCTACGCCTGCGGGAGCCACCTCCAGGAACGCGAGATCCGGGCG CTGGTGTCCCCGGACGAGTACCGGCTCTTCCTGGAGAGGAGCCTGGTCCTGGCCGAGAGGAGAAGCCCCAACAGCTTCCACTGCCGGACGCCCGACTGCCGCGGTTGGTGCTTCTACGAGGACTCGGTCAACGAGTTCCGGTGTCCCATCTGCCAGGCCCTCAACTGCCTCCTCTGCAAG GCCATCCACGAGGGCCAGAACTGCCGCCAGTACCAGGACGATCTCCAAGCTCGAGCCCAGGACGACGCGGCCGCTCGGCAAACCAACGCCATGCTGCAG ggcccgggtgacacgagcggcggctgccgctgcaacgtgtcgggccagcgctgccacccccagtgccacaactgccactga
- the LOC138734151 gene encoding ranBP-type and C3HC4-type zinc finger-containing protein 1-like isoform X1 codes for MALPGAPAPSPVAAGPQAAAPLPPSPSSPPTVLMAVRAGLAEPSRLPSLPAASSLRLQLSVQPGTGGRRRFRLGLRGTEAPGGENLVEFNLSDISYRVRSPTCHELRVPTSPEDPVILNFEEEREAQKWWTILSSSLREAQKASETSPAPQASSPPPSSASDPHPEADPASELAEKEDLALQLCEAIECGDEDLAARSAVALARQQAPLRILWRESTYPPDSICMKVGVEDSTSSANITIQVQAHTTIEELKQQIFQDYGFHPLLQRWIIGQCLCVDDRTVASYGIRRDGDVAFLYLLSAKAAHLTRQRYEEDQARLLLGSVSSFSSDLGEQSRKYNTCPSRTSSKPAFGNEAGRRLDLAETNQALDSLQLRDLGSPPAAPDPPSPAQLGWSCPQCTFINKPTRPGCEMCSSHRPADYSVPGGHQPDESELWRMRQEQEETRKYHEALEAERQENLQQLLELEQEVLVATREPLECRICCRLVPPGQGVLLRECLHSFCRECLRQVINHSEEPLVACPFRDESYACGSHLQEREIRALVSPDEYRLFLERSLVLAERRSPNSFHCRTPDCRGWCFYEDSVNEFRCPICQALNCLLCKAIHEGQNCRQYQDDLQARAQDDAAARQTNAMLQTLVQRGDAMRCPGCAVVVQKRDGCDWLRCRLCQTEICWVTKGPRWGPAGPGDTSGGCRCNVSGQRCHPQCHNCH; via the exons ATGGCGCTGCCCGGGGCTCCCGCTCCTTCTCCGGTGGCCGCGGGGCCTCAGGCGGCGGcgcctcttcctccttctccttcttctcctcccacGGTGTTAATGGCGGTGCGGGCGGGGCTGGCCGAGCCCTCCCGCCTCCCCTCGctccccgccgcctcctccctcCGGCTCCAGCTCAGCGTCCAACCGGGCACCGGCGGGAGGCGCCGCTTCCGCCTCGGACTGAGGGGAACGGAGGCTCCTGGGGGCGAG AACCTCGTCGAGTTCAACCTCTCTGACATCTCCTACCGCGTCCGGAGCCCCACGTGCCACGAGCTGAGGGTTCCGACTTCTCCAGAAGATCCCGTGATCCTCAACTTCGAGGAGGAACGGGAGGCCCAGAAGTGGTGGACGATCCTCAGCAGCTCCTTGAGGGAAGCTCAGAAAG CTTCTGAGACGTCTCCAGCGCCCCAAGCCTCGTCCCCACCACCTTCTTCCGCCTCCGACCCCCATCCCGAGGCGGATCCGGCCTCGGAGCTCGCGGAGAAAG AGGACCTGGCTCTCCAGCTCTGCGAGGCCATCGAGTGTGGGGACGAGGACCTTGCGGCTCGCTCCGCGGTGGCCTTGGCGCGCCAGCAGGCCCCGCTCCGCATCCTCTGGAGAGAATCCACCTACCCCCCCGACTCCATCTG catgAAGGTCGGCGTGGAGGACTCCACCTCTTCTGCCAACATCACCATCCAGGTCCAGGCTCACACGACCATCGAGGAGCTCAAGCAGCAG ATCTTCCAGGACTACGGGTTCCACCCCCTGCTCCAGCGCTGGATCATCGGGCAGTGTCTCTGCGTGGACGACCGCACGGTGGCCTCCTACGGCATCCGCCGCGACGGGGACGTGGCCTTCCTCTACCTCCTCTCGGCCAAGGCGGCCCACTTGACCCGCCAACGCTACGAGGAGGACCAGGCCCGCCTGCTCCTCGGCTCcgtctcctccttctccagcgACCTCGGGGAGCAGAGCCGCAAATACAACACCTGCCCCAGCAGGACCTCCTCCAAACCAG ctttCGGGAACGAGGCCGGGAGGAGGTTGGACCTCGCGGAGACCAACCAGGCCCTGGATTCCCTCCAGCTCCGAGACCTCGGATCCCCCCCGGCTGCTCCCGATCCTCCTTCTCCAGCGCAG TTGGGCTGGTCGTGCCCCCAGTGCACGTTCATCAACAAGCCGACGCGTCCCGGCTGCGAGATGTGCAGCTCCCATCGTCCCGCCGATTATTCCGTCCCCGGGGGCCACCAGCCGGACGAGTCGGAGCTTTGGAGGATGcggcaggagcaggaggagacccGCAAGTACCACGAG GCGCTGGAGGCCGAGCGGCAGGAgaacctgcagcagctgctggagctggagcaggaggtcctggtggccaccagggAGCCCCTCGAGTGCCGCATCTGCTGCCGCCTGGTCCCCCCGGGCCAGGGCGTCCTCCTCCGCGAGTGTCTCCACAGCTTCTGCAG ggaatgTCTCCGCCAGGTGATCAACCACAGCGAGGAGCCGCTGGTGGCCTGTCCCTTCCGCGACGAGTCCTACGCCTGCGGGAGCCACCTCCAGGAACGCGAGATCCGGGCG CTGGTGTCCCCGGACGAGTACCGGCTCTTCCTGGAGAGGAGCCTGGTCCTGGCCGAGAGGAGAAGCCCCAACAGCTTCCACTGCCGGACGCCCGACTGCCGCGGTTGGTGCTTCTACGAGGACTCGGTCAACGAGTTCCGGTGTCCCATCTGCCAGGCCCTCAACTGCCTCCTCTGCAAG GCCATCCACGAGGGCCAGAACTGCCGCCAGTACCAGGACGATCTCCAAGCTCGAGCCCAGGACGACGCGGCCGCTCGGCAAACCAACGCCATGCTGCAG accctggtgcagcgcggggacgccatgcgctgccccggctgtgccgtggtggtgcagaagcgggacgggtgcgactggctgcgctgccgcctctgccaaaccgagatctgctgggtcaccaaagggccccggtggggacccgcg ggcccgggtgacacgagcggcggctgccgctgcaacgtgtcgggccagcgctgccacccccagtgccacaactgccactga
- the LOC138734151 gene encoding ranBP-type and C3HC4-type zinc finger-containing protein 1-like isoform X3: MALPGAPAPSPVAAGPQAAAPLPPSPSSPPTVLMAVRAGLAEPSRLPSLPAASSLRLQLSVQPGTGGRRRFRLGLRGTEAPGGENLVEFNLSDISYRVRSPTCHELRVPTSPEDPVILNFEEEREAQKWWTILSSSLREAQKASETSPAPQASSPPPSSASDPHPEADPASELAEKEDLALQLCEAIECGDEDLAARSAVALARQQAPLRILWRESTYPPDSICMKVGVEDSTSSANITIQVQAHTTIEELKQQIFQDYGFHPLLQRWIIGQCLCVDDRTVASYGIRRDGDVAFLYLLSAKAAHLTRQRYEEDQARLLLGSVSSFSSDLGEQSRKYNTCPSRTSSKPAFGNEAGRRLDLAETNQALDSLQLRDLGSPPAAPDPPSPAQALEAERQENLQQLLELEQEVLVATREPLECRICCRLVPPGQGVLLRECLHSFCRECLRQVINHSEEPLVACPFRDESYACGSHLQEREIRALVSPDEYRLFLERSLVLAERRSPNSFHCRTPDCRGWCFYEDSVNEFRCPICQALNCLLCKAIHEGQNCRQYQDDLQARAQDDAAARQTNAMLQTLVQRGDAMRCPGCAVVVQKRDGCDWLRCRLCQTEICWVTKGPRWGPAGPGDTSGGCRCNVSGQRCHPQCHNCH, encoded by the exons ATGGCGCTGCCCGGGGCTCCCGCTCCTTCTCCGGTGGCCGCGGGGCCTCAGGCGGCGGcgcctcttcctccttctccttcttctcctcccacGGTGTTAATGGCGGTGCGGGCGGGGCTGGCCGAGCCCTCCCGCCTCCCCTCGctccccgccgcctcctccctcCGGCTCCAGCTCAGCGTCCAACCGGGCACCGGCGGGAGGCGCCGCTTCCGCCTCGGACTGAGGGGAACGGAGGCTCCTGGGGGCGAG AACCTCGTCGAGTTCAACCTCTCTGACATCTCCTACCGCGTCCGGAGCCCCACGTGCCACGAGCTGAGGGTTCCGACTTCTCCAGAAGATCCCGTGATCCTCAACTTCGAGGAGGAACGGGAGGCCCAGAAGTGGTGGACGATCCTCAGCAGCTCCTTGAGGGAAGCTCAGAAAG CTTCTGAGACGTCTCCAGCGCCCCAAGCCTCGTCCCCACCACCTTCTTCCGCCTCCGACCCCCATCCCGAGGCGGATCCGGCCTCGGAGCTCGCGGAGAAAG AGGACCTGGCTCTCCAGCTCTGCGAGGCCATCGAGTGTGGGGACGAGGACCTTGCGGCTCGCTCCGCGGTGGCCTTGGCGCGCCAGCAGGCCCCGCTCCGCATCCTCTGGAGAGAATCCACCTACCCCCCCGACTCCATCTG catgAAGGTCGGCGTGGAGGACTCCACCTCTTCTGCCAACATCACCATCCAGGTCCAGGCTCACACGACCATCGAGGAGCTCAAGCAGCAG ATCTTCCAGGACTACGGGTTCCACCCCCTGCTCCAGCGCTGGATCATCGGGCAGTGTCTCTGCGTGGACGACCGCACGGTGGCCTCCTACGGCATCCGCCGCGACGGGGACGTGGCCTTCCTCTACCTCCTCTCGGCCAAGGCGGCCCACTTGACCCGCCAACGCTACGAGGAGGACCAGGCCCGCCTGCTCCTCGGCTCcgtctcctccttctccagcgACCTCGGGGAGCAGAGCCGCAAATACAACACCTGCCCCAGCAGGACCTCCTCCAAACCAG ctttCGGGAACGAGGCCGGGAGGAGGTTGGACCTCGCGGAGACCAACCAGGCCCTGGATTCCCTCCAGCTCCGAGACCTCGGATCCCCCCCGGCTGCTCCCGATCCTCCTTCTCCAGCGCAG GCGCTGGAGGCCGAGCGGCAGGAgaacctgcagcagctgctggagctggagcaggaggtcctggtggccaccagggAGCCCCTCGAGTGCCGCATCTGCTGCCGCCTGGTCCCCCCGGGCCAGGGCGTCCTCCTCCGCGAGTGTCTCCACAGCTTCTGCAG ggaatgTCTCCGCCAGGTGATCAACCACAGCGAGGAGCCGCTGGTGGCCTGTCCCTTCCGCGACGAGTCCTACGCCTGCGGGAGCCACCTCCAGGAACGCGAGATCCGGGCG CTGGTGTCCCCGGACGAGTACCGGCTCTTCCTGGAGAGGAGCCTGGTCCTGGCCGAGAGGAGAAGCCCCAACAGCTTCCACTGCCGGACGCCCGACTGCCGCGGTTGGTGCTTCTACGAGGACTCGGTCAACGAGTTCCGGTGTCCCATCTGCCAGGCCCTCAACTGCCTCCTCTGCAAG GCCATCCACGAGGGCCAGAACTGCCGCCAGTACCAGGACGATCTCCAAGCTCGAGCCCAGGACGACGCGGCCGCTCGGCAAACCAACGCCATGCTGCAG accctggtgcagcgcggggacgccatgcgctgccccggctgtgccgtggtggtgcagaagcgggacgggtgcgactggctgcgctgccgcctctgccaaaccgagatctgctgggtcaccaaagggccccggtggggacccgcg ggcccgggtgacacgagcggcggctgccgctgcaacgtgtcgggccagcgctgccacccccagtgccacaactgccactga